CTTGGGGGTCGTACCTGACCCGATCTACCCAGAGAGTTTCTTGCAGCAGTTTTTCCACTTTGGGCCAGATACGTGGGCGATGGTGGGCGGTATTGGCTTGCACTTGAATGACCTCAGAGCGTTGGCGACCAGAATCGGGCAAATCAACCCGGATCACCCGCTGCTGAGACTCTGTTTTGCCTGACAAGTAGGGCAGGTACACCAAGGCATCGTACTGCTCATGGATATAGCAGACTGGGATCCCCAATTCATTGCCCACCAGAGCCATGATCATGCTCTGGGCTTTGAACCCTCCTGTTGCTGCAAAAGTAACCATTCCTTTGGCCTGCTCAACCCAATGTTTCAAGAGGTGAGCCATGCGTTCCAAAGAAGACCTCTGTTCATTTGAGTCGTAGTTGAGCCCAGGGAGGGGTACCAAAGAAACATCCTGCTGCCCCAACTCCTGCTCAAAATAAAGCTTGAGGATCTGGGCACATTCCAACCCACTAGGGGTGTCGGAGTGCAACAATATCAAAACGTCTTGAGGAGTGGGATCCAGTCGCCAATAGGTATTGGTTTCAGCGCTGATCCGTTCCAGCTCAGCACTTTTCATCCAAGCGAGTGCTCGCTGGGGATCCCCGATCCTGTTTTGCCCAAGCCAGGGACGCTTGTTGTCGGATTCTGTGTCACGGTTGGTGAGGAGAGAGGTGCCCACGGTCATCATAATGGTTTGCATGGATTCTCCTAAGGGTTAGAGCAAGCTAATCCTACGGATCCCGCCATCGTCCTTCAGGTCTGTAATCGCCACTTGCACCACCTGACCCACAGACAGGGATCCTGCTCTTTTGGGTTCTTTTTGGGTAAGTCGAATGGTACCCAAGATCTCGTAGGTAACCCTGTTGCCATTGATATTAGCGACAGTGGCATCCAGTTTTTGGCCAACTCGAAACTGGGTGTTATCCCGGACTTCCGCAATTTCGGCGAGCCGTTGGGCTTGTTCTTCTACGGGGCGCTCTGAATCACTATTGAGCTGGGATCCCGGTGGTGGGGGTATTTCTCCGAGGGGCATACCTCCGTCTTTGTAGTAGCGCATGAGTCGAGCGGCCCAGCCCAAGATCTGCAGCATCTGGGCAGGGTTGTCCTTCAAGGATTCTAAGTAGTCCTTACAGATTTCTTCAATAGAGCGATAGTACCCTTCGGTTTGTTTGGTGCGGTGCAGGCGACGTTCTCGAACCAGTTCACTCATGAATTTGAAAAAGCGGGATCCCGCATCCGGGTGATGGGCAACGGATCGCAGATAAGCAGTCACTTTGCTCAGCTCATTGACATCCGTATTCGCCTTCACCAAGGTCATGGCGATGCTGTGAGCCAGATCCCAAGATTGGGGGCTCAGATCAACGGATTCCAGTAGAGGGGTGTTGGCCATCAATACACTCCAGACGGGGGTTTACGTAGAGCGGTGGGGTTCAAGATGGAGGAAAGTTGCTTTAGTTGCCCAGGCAGAATGTAGCCTTGGGTGGCTTTGATCTGTTTCTGGATGAAGGCTTTTAGGGTTTCGCCCTCCAGGATGTCCGATGCTGGGGCAACATAACTGCTGTAGCGGTCTTTGAGGTTAGCAGGCCGCTCAATTTTATCAATGGTGATTTGAATGGAACCTAAGCCCACTGGTTTACCGCCGCCCAGTTTGAGCAGCATTGGATGATTTGGATCCTGACCCAAAACGGTGAGTAGGGTGCCCAATTCGGCAGATGTGAGATTTTTGAAATGGATTTGGGTTTTGAACACAGTCTTTTTGGCAGCTTGTTGCGTGGGGGTGCCCCCATTTCCCGCATCCAACGCCTCAGTTTGAGCATAGTAAAACTTTCGCCCGGCAGCTTTACCATTTTGGAAATAGGCGCGACGCTGATCAGGACGAGGGCGATAGAGGGCAGGCAGGGATCCCCCGCTGGATCCGGCACTGACAGCGATGGCATCGCTGAACTCGACTAGACCTTGCCAGTCTAAGGCACCAAATACACGACTGGCGGGACAGAGTTGCTCTTTTTTGCGGCAGGGATGTCTATCTGGGGGGATCTGAGATCGATATTTGTTGGTGATAACGGCGAGGGTACTGTTGGTGATGGCCTCATACATGGCCCGAATTGCACCTTTGAGGGAACTTCCCTGGATTTTCAGCTTTTGATCCGGTGTGGTTGTCATCGTTTTCAGGAGTGGGATCCCGCGCACTCCCACATCACTCCCTAAGGCCAAGAAACCTGTAGAAACATGAACCGCGGTCTGCACCGTCAAGGTGAGAAAAAGGGTGCCATGTAACCTGTCAGCATGGAACTTAGCATGCCCGGCTGGCCTTTCCAGTTTGGGAGACTCTTTGGGAAACGGAATCAGTTCATAAGGTTTGGAGGAAACTGATTGGCTTCCCATATTTTGATTCTGATTCGGCTGGAGAGTTGTTGGATGGTGAGTTTGATGGGGAAGTCCTCTAGGGCCTCGGGTCATAGCTACCTCGGAATCAGTGCAATAAAGTGAACACGAGCAGTGACTGAATCGATAAAATATCGTTGACCTATCTCCAGCGCTTTGGAATAGTCAAAAGATTTGGGAAAACGAGTTTCCTGGTTTTGTGGGTTACCATAGAGATCGGCTTCGTAATCTTCATACCGCCACTCGCCTGAAAGGGGGGTAAAGGATGCTGCTGGACTTTGGGTGCCCAAATAGAGTAAATCCAAACCTCTTACAGTCTGCTTCCATCTCAGCTCCGCCTGAAGCGCAAACACTTGACCTTCTTGACAGGTGAAGTCATGCGGGATCCCAGACTGAATGCCGCTGACTTGGTGAGGCCAGCGCAAAAAGAAGTAGGTCGTTTCTGTATTGGGAAAGTGATGGTGAAGGATCCCAGCAATCTCAGAAGTATCTTTGAGTTTCAGCGAAGCAACGAAAGCCTGTCTCATGATGCTTTGGCCCCCTCTTGAAGTAGCTTGGCCCATGCTTTCACTGCCGTTGCCAACAGATGTTCAACTTTTGCCTCAGTTGACTGATTCCAGGTGAGTTTGGCTCCAAAGCCCAAGGGCATCAGTTCAGCCCCAACAGGCACGGCTTCACGATCAGGTTTGGGAAATCCATATTTCTTCGCCTCATCCGCAGTCAGAAACTCCCCTACCCCCAACAGGGATCCCTTGGGCCAAGAGAGATTGGATCCCATCAGCTTAAGGGTGTCCTCGACAAGGCAACCTGGATACTCCACAACTGCCGACTCATACTGAACCTGGACTGTGCCCATGCCTCGTGATTTGGCAAAACCAATGCCAAACCATCCTTCATTGAGATCTCGCAAGACTAGACCAATTAAACCCAATTGCGCCAGGGTAAAGTTTTTGAGGTGAATTTTGGTTTGAAAGGAGCCTTCCACACACACCTGGTAGTTAAATGGCCCCACTGCTACCGAGCCAAAAACCCGATCAATAGCAACACCGTTGCGTTCTTCAAGTCTAAGAGGAGCCCCTGGTTTGGGATAGGCATCTTCGATGCGGATGCGGCTGGCAAGGGCCGTATTGCCAAACATTTGATCAGTAAACGAAGACAGAGCATAGACTCGGTGGGATTCCTGGATCTTTTCCAGCCATTGATTGGCTTTTTGATCCAAGGGATCGCTGGCCCAAAGCTTGAACTTATCTCCTTCAGGCCGCTGATCACTGCCCACCGTTCTGACAATTCGTTCGGCATGGGCACGGATGGCTCCTTTGAGGGAGCTGCCAGGGAAATAAACGGTTCTGCCGCCCCGATGATAGGTTTCCACAAACTCCATATCGGGTTTGGTGGGATCCGCTCCTTCTTTACCTGATTTAATCAGGACAGGGCCATCGGGCTTAAGGGTGAGGGTGAGGGTGCAGTGGTTCACGTAACGTTTGTGCATTGTTTGAAATCCTCGAATAAGGGAATTAGGCAGGGATGAGAGTTTGCAGCTGAATAGTGCATTGAGAGAAAACAAAGTTAACAGCAGCAAATAGTTCGTCTAGCTGCTGGATAGTGTAAAACTCTCTATTCAAGATAAATTGATTATCTCTTAATTTTCCAAACTGCCAGGTTACACCGTTAGAAGTAATACCATAAATAATAATTCTTTTAATTCTTTCGTTGTCATTGAGACGCTGAGCAGCAATCATTTCAGAAATGCACTGCCCCCAAGCTTGGTCAAAGTTATCTTTTTTTGCTTCAACCAATAGCAAATAAGGTTTATCGAAAACAACTCGGCCTAATGGTGAGCGACGAGCCAAAATATATTCGGGGAAACCCTGTAGATCCTGATCATATGCTAGATAGCGATGGCTCCAAAGAATAAAATGCTCTCGATAAGTTTTCCATACTTCCTTGAAGATAGGATAGATAATATTTTCGCAAATAGCAAACTCTGAGCTGTCAACAGCTCCATCTTTCATAACAATCTCAAGATCCTGTCGAAAAAACTCTGGGATAGAGAACGGCAGCTCTTCAAGAAAAATTTCCTCTCGATAAAAGATCTGAGAGGCTTTAATTGTTTCACCTACTGTTTTATAGTTTGTAAAGGCCATCGGGATCCCTCCTTTTATGCACCAATGCTGGTCGGTTGAAGCTGGGAGGTTGTTCTTAATTTAGTAATGAGTGCCTCGACCCAGTCTTGACGGTAAGCCTGTGCCGTTTCTGGCGAAAGCGGTTGTCGGGATCCGCGCACCAACTCTTGTAAATAGCGGAGAAGGCGTTGGGGATCCCCTTCGGAGTCAAACCAATAGGTTTCCAAAATATCCAGTTGGACGACCCCCAATCCCCGTGAGCGCCCGCCCCCCAAAGGAATCTGCTCTGTCTCAAATTGGTGTAAGCCAATGGTGAATAAACCCAGTTCCCATTCTTGGGCATTTTCTACCACGGCATGAAACTCAAACGGTGTGTTGGCGGGTACCACCTGAAAATCATAGAGCTTGCCATCTGAGGCTGTTTCCGTATCTCGGTCAATCGCTACTCCATCCCGCTCTTGATATTGTCCAAACCAAGCGCTTGGCACCACAGGCAGATCGCGAATTTGCACCTTGCCCGCCAACCAAGGGGAGCCGAAAACTTGCGACACCAGATCCGTAACCCCCAAGAGAGCTTCCGTTAAGGCAGCATCGTTATTCTTGTGATTTTGTTTGAGGTCATTGATAATCCTAAATTGCTCAGAACTGGTTAACTCACTGGGATCCTTAGCCAAGCTTGGATCAATTCCCCGCAAGAAACTTTCCAAACGGGAACGCATGGCACCCTTGAAGCTGGAGCCGGGAATGATCGGGCGACCGACTGCATCTTTGAGAACGGGTAAATCCGAGCCGATGGGTTCGGTAGAACGTCCCGCTCCAATTCTTAGGGCGGTCACTGTGGTGAGGATCCCGGTGATTTCAAGTCGGTTTTTGAAGATATCAAACATGGCTCTTTCCTAAACTAAGACAGGCTGCTGCGTATAAGAAAGCAGGATCCCTAGGATTTTATTGATTGCGTTGATGGATTACTCCTTGGAGTCAATAGCAGGAATCTTAGGATTCCCCGTCGCGCTTGTACTTGAGATAGCGGGCACCATAGCCGAGGTATCGACGGATCAAATCCATCTTAATCTCGTTGGTTTTGGGGGATCCCTTAGCCACTTCGGCTTCTTTGGCAATGTCAATGGCTTTTTGATGAATCCAATGATCAATATCTTTGATGATGGATTCAGCCAGAGAATTTTTCCCCTTCCCCCATTTGTTATCTCGACCGACTTGATAGCGAAGAAAGTTCTTGATGACCTCTGGACTATCTGTGGAGGTTGCAACATGGAGTAAATTGCGGTACTGAGATTCCTCTAGATTTTTGAGATCCCTAAAATTATCCAGAGCAGTTTGGATTCTGGTAACCAGCTCATCTTCTGCTAAGCGGATCCCACGTTGAATCTTAAGCTCCTGCTCAGAACTAACCTTGTCAGTTGTGATTGTCATACCGCATTCTCCCAAAAATGAAGATGAAACTCGCTGCACACTTCAACTTGACCAAATCCTTCGCTGGTACGCTCACCAACGCCGATCTGCTCTAAGTCAGTCAGTGCAGGGATCCAGCGATCCAACTGAGTGGTACTGAAAAGAAACACACTCCCTGGGCTGGTGACCAGATCCACATCTTTGAACAATCCCCATGCAGCATTCCAACCAGAAACATAGTCGTAACTGCTGAAGGCAAGCTCCAGACAGAGGGATCCATCCTCAATACCCGTCTCTTCCTGCAGCATGGCAGGGCTAAGAACGGTGGTTCGCTGCCAGTTGTCTCGTAGGATGGCGCCGGACTGTAGGCCGATAGCGAAATACTGCCGGTCGGAGGGTAGTTTTGCGGAAGCAAAAATTTGCCAAGCTTGCCATCGCTCTTGAAGTTTTTTGTTAAAGGTTGTGAGGCGTTGAGGCAGGGAGGAGGGGGTGGAGGATTGAGGTTTGGCTTCAATCCTGACCCGTCCCAAGCCGCGGGATACACTTCCACCCAAGCGGAGCAGATGGGCATTGGCTTGGATATATCTGGTTAGGGTTTCCGCCAGTTTGGCATCCCTAAGATAAATCTTGCCGTTAAAGGTTGTGGCCCGAATCGGTTGCTCCTTTCTGGGTTGACCTTCATTCATCACCTCCAAGCTATAGAGGATTTGGTCGGCAGCGGTGGCGCGGCGCCGGTTGATGCCGACACGGGTGAGAAGGCGTTTGCCGGTTGAAGCCATTTCATACTGGGATCCCTTGGGCTGGTAAAACCCTCGGTAAGGCTCGACCCGTCCCCCGGATCCATCTGGCTCAGTCGGGTCAAAGGGGATCCCCAGCTTGTGGGAGCAGAAGCGGTCGATGAGGGTGTCAAAGATGCCCGTCTTATCCTTGCCTGAATCTTTGAACCCCGGATCATTTTTGGAACTCAGAGCCGTAGCAGGCAGAACCTTACTTTGGGATCCTGGATAGGCGTTGGTAAAAACGGCGGGCTGAGCCGCTGTGAACAGGGCCGCAAAATCTCCCTCCAGAGGAGCATGGGGATTGGCTTGAGCTTGGCTCAGGATCAAACCGGCTATTGCTCCGCGAATGACACTGCCAGGGATGTAGTCCTGGGCTTCGCTGATGGCTCCCCCTGGTTTTTGGCGACCAATGGCAAGGGGAGATTCCGCCGTAAGGGTGAGTTGGATAGTTTCCATCAGACCCATCCTCCTTGACCCAGTTGCGCCCAATCTTGCTCGGTCGGTTGCAGCGGAACCAGCGATTGGGGATCCCAAGTGAGCCAACCCAACCCCGCAGATTTACTCCCTCCCAAGGCATGAATGTGATGGAGCGCTGCAAGGATGAGGGCTTTGCCCCAGGATGGACAATCCGGCAACAGGTGCAGGGATCCCGTGAATTTCAGGGCTGTTGCGGGAGAGGTCTCGATGAAATAGAGCCGTTGATCTTCGGCGGTTTGGCGGCGACGGTTGAGGGTCACCCCAGGGCGCAGAGCCTCCTCATAGCCCTCTGGAGAAAGATCACACACCAGGTCATCCACCCAAAGGCGAGAGGGTAGGGTGGGGTTGCCAAAGATTTGACAAACCCAACAATGGGATCCCTCATATCCCGCAACCCGGTACTCCTCGCGCTCAAAACGACCCGGGATCCCTTCCCGTTTGGGGCACATCAGGTTGGGATCCGGAGATTGGCAAATGGCCCAGCCCAGCCCCCGCGCTAATTTTTCACATTCATGACGCAACCGTCCTTTCAGTTGGGATCCTGGGATCAACAGTCGGCCAAAGGCATCTTTGACGATGGGTTTGTCCGCCAGGGAGCCACTGGAGCCACCGGATCCCACCGAAAGCGCAGAGGAAAGGGTGGCGGTGAGGGAGACAGAGGCTGTGGTACGGCCCTGAAGGGGTAATTCTGCCAGTCGAATCATGCCTCTCCCTCCACGGCTGCTAGAGCACCGACTTTTTGATCAGCACCCTCTACCTGTACAAACCCATAGAGATCCACCAGGTCTTGCCAAATCGTCTCGTAGACACTGGATGAACCTTCGGATCCCAGGTGCATCCAGGGGGGGAGGTAGCCATCATTGGTTTTGGCTTTGCACCAGGTTTGTTCAAACGCTTCCACGAGGGGCTTACCTTTGGATCCCAAGCGGGTGCGGAAATAGAGGTAGTTGAGGGTGGCAGTCCGTTTGCCTTTTTCCAAAAAGCTGCGCATTTGGTAAAGTTGTGAACGAGGGAATCCAGAAACTTTAAGGGCTTGTACAGTTTTCAATAAGCCGTGGACTTCCTGTACAGTATAGGGAGCAGCATAGAGCTGAAGGGTGTGATTTCCTTTGGAAATCTCTAGGGCTTGCTGACGAAACTCCTTGATGCTGGAGGCAATCATCGTCACTGACTTGAGAGTGAGAAAATCAAGAGTTGCAACAGAAGAATCTGAATGAGCAGGCTTGAGTTTTTTGGAGTAGGTCTTAGCGGATTTACACAGTTGATCAGTGAGTTTTTGAGCATAGTAAATCGGAGTGTCTTCAGATGCGATCAAAACACCTGCTGAGCTGGATAGCTGACACAGCTTGGCGGATTGAGAGTCAGACCCATATGGTTGATAGCGTTGTTTGATTGTCCCAGGAGACTGGGCAGCATAATCTTTGGACTTAGAGAGCAGTATTTGCTCAAATTGTTCACAAAACGTTGTGGCAATATCAAGCGCTTTGTGAGCGGGAACGATAACAAATACATCATCCCCTCCCACAGTTAAAATCTCAAAAGGATGAATCCATCGTCCGTTGCGCTCCTTACCGGTTTCGGAATCCTGCTGTAGGCTATGGATTTGATGAGCTTGCAAATGCTGAGCCAAGGCATGATAAACGGCTTTTTCGGTTGCTTCTGAAACATCCTGGCTAAATCTTTGATAGGCTTCTGGGGTTTTGATTTGTTTTTGGATATAGCCTCCCATGTTGTTGCCATCAGCATAGATATAGGCAACAAAGCCCTGGCAGCCGCTACTTGCATTGGCAATCTCTCGCAAGGACTGTGCCTCGCCAATGGTATCGTGAGGATGGGCTTTTTCTTCATGGATTTTATAGTAGAGATCTTGATAAAACCGACCTTCAGAAGAGTCCAAAAAACGTGCGAAACGACTCACCCAACTTTCCACAAAACCGGGATCCCATTCGGGAAACTTGCGAAACCATCCTTGCTTGCCAGTTTCCATCCTTTTGGCTTGACGACCGACCAGGGCTTTGCGGGCAGTGGCTTCCGAAAGCCAAGGCTCACCGGGTAGCTCAGCTTTGGCAATGGCAGAACGACGGTCGGTGCTATCCCGACGGATATAGGGATGGGTCTCAAAGAAGGCAGGATGGGCGCGGCTGGGGCGGTTAGGATCCGGGTTGCCGTTGCGGCGGTGGTTAAACTGGGCAGCCAGATGACCGACCAATTCGTTGAAATTTTTCCGGCTTTCAAACTCTTTTTGGCTTGCATTTTTGCCGTAATAGGCTTGCACCAGAGGATTGCTGTTGTTACGGGTGAGCCAATCCAGCCAGGGGGTCTCCTCAATCGGATCCCGCAGCAACCCGTAGCGCAACTCCAGTAACCGAAAGGTGGATCCCACAGCGCAGGCGTTGGCGGTGAGGGTTTCTTGGGTGTAGCGGCGCTCAATGGCATCGGCGAGATCATTGACCCAGGCTGCCGGACAAAAAGCAAGGATATTGCCACCGGTGGAATAAATGATCAGCTCCGGGATCAGGGCTGAGGCTAACCCCGGATAGTGTTGCTCGAGCCAAGCGTGGATCCCATGCTTCGGCTCAGGATCCTTCACAAACCTTTTGAGGGCAGAACGACTGGTTTCATCCAAATCGGCCCAGCCTGCGTAGGTATCTTCGGGATCCCCAAAAAAGGCGGGTAAATCGATCAGGTTAATGCGATCCAGAAGGGCGGAAGCGCCGCGGATCTCCGGTAGCTTGGCGGACTCGAAGACATACCCCTTGATCTTGGTGGCCCCACCGTACACCAGACCGATGCGGGTAGTCTGTTGCCAAACCTCTGGATAAAGAGCCTGAAGCTCCGCCGGTGTTTCTGGGAACTTACTGGGGTTTTGCTGCAACTGCTGGATCTGCTGAACAAGGGCGGCTGATTCGGGCGGGATCCCGGACTGATCTCCAGAGCGCAGAGCCGTGAGCATTTGTTGCAGGCTGGCAGGGTTCTGGGAGGGAGCCTTGGTTTCCCCCCAAGCCAAGCACCAGCTTAAAGCAGTGGCGATCCGAGCAGTTGAGTTGGCGGTACTCATGTTCTGTGCCTGGCAAGTTTCCTGAGGTGGGTCAAGGATTCTATGGATTGGGATAGCTTGGATGCGAAGGGCTACCTTACCGCTCAAGCTACTTTGGGCTTGCTTTTGAAAAAAATGAAAATAAGCCAGTCTCCTTTATCTTGAGTTCGATTCAGTGTCCAGCAGGCCGACCCTGTTTCAGAGAGTCAGCGACAGTTTTTTTCGACTATACACGAGTTCTGAGGCAGCCTACAGTCTCTGTTGCATAGAAGTTGATCCTTTATGAACTATAACAGGGGAAAAGCTGTAACCTGGCTTTCCACCTGCTGTACTGGAATCATTTTCTGAGTAGCAAAGTAACATAGACTGCCCATAATCGATTGGATTACAATTCAAGATTTTCTTTAGGTTGTTGTTCTCCCTTGGTCTTTTTAAGGGTAGGTTCTACTGGAAGGGATCCCTTCCAATTTCTTCTTGAAGGGGTGTACTGGCGAGATGGGCTAGGTTCTGAGAGGGTTAGGGGTTGGCCATGGTCAGCGAGCTTTGTTTTTCGGATCTGCCAGCCGAAGCAGGTCAGGGGTGGCCAAGGGGTGGAGAGATGGTGGGGATAACGCTGGAGGTTCAAGCTCTCCAGTCCTACAGCTTGGATCCGCACTATGCGAAGGGATTGCATGCTTGGTTCTTAAGCCAAGTGGAGCAAACCCATCCGCGTCTGTCGGCCTATCTGCACGATGGAGAATCTGAGAAGCCCTTCACCCTATCCCGGCTGATGGGGCCGTTCCGAGAACAGGGGGGGCGACAGGTCATCCCTCCCAATACCCCCTTCCAATGGTCAATCACTGGCCTCAATCCAGAGGTGGTGGACTGGCTGTGGGGATGGAGTCAACGGTTGCCTGCTTGGTTGGAACTAAGGGGATCCCCGCTGCAGATTCGGGGGTGGAAAGTTTTGTTTCCTCCACGAACCTATAGTCAACTGCTTGAACAGGCACCTTCTAGTGGGTCTTGCAGTCTTTCGTTTGTATCTCCGACCAGTTTCCGGCACCGAGGGCATCATCTCCCTTTGCCGGTTCCCAAAAACCTGTTTCACAGCTATCTTCGCCGTTGGAATGATTTTTCTGGCCTGCCGATTGAGGTGGATCTGTTTCTCGACTGGGTGGATAGGGAGGTCACCATCCAAAGATACCGCCTAGAATCTGTCAAAACCACGGCAGGTCGTCAGGGATCCGTGACAGGGTTCATTGGTTGTATTCAGTTGGCTGCGTCACCCCGCATGCCTGAGTTGCTGCGCCAACAGGTGCAAGCCCTACTTCAATTTGCCCCCTACTGCGGCACCGGCCACAAAACAACCTTTGGACTGGGACAAACCCGCTTGGGTTGGCTAGCTGCTGAGCGGGTTTCTACGCCTAGAGCTTCTCAGGAGGAGCAGATAGCTGAACGAATCCAGGAGCTGAGCACCCTATTTCTGTCTCAGCGCCAACGGCAAGGGGGATCCCGGGCAGAGAAGACGGCTTGGTTATGGGCAACGATTCTGGCCCGACGGGAGAGCGGAGAATCTCTGGAGGTGATTGCCAAGGATCTGGAGATGCCTTATGAGACCGTCAAGACCTATGCCAAGCTGGCGCGGCGAGCAACTAAGAATTATCAATCCGTCTAGTGTCTCCTAGGCTGTACGACAACCAGATATTGACGAGTATTCAGTGTCAGGTTTCCGTCCCCTTGCGGGGAAAAGGTAGGGATTAACCACAGTCCCCGATATGTGGCGGCGTATCGAGGGATTTTGTTTCCGTCCCCTTGCGGGGAAAAGGTAGGGATCAACGCAAGCGGCAGAGAAACTGCATCCCAACCCGGAAGGCTTGTTTCCGTCCCCTTGCGGGGAAAAGGTAGGGATCAACACAGATCTGCGGCCAGCCGCCTGTTAGGATGCCAACCCCAAGTTTCCGTCCCCTTGCGGGGAAAAGGTAGGGATCAACTGCCATGAATGGCGCTAATGGGGGACTTCCTGGCAACAAGTTGCGTTTCCGTCCCCTTGCGGGGAAAAGGTAGGGATCAACGCAGCCATCTGCAGATCGGTGCCCAAGTCTTCGCTCCTCAGTTTCCGTCCCCTTGCGGGGAAAAGGTAGGGATCAACCGGGAGATCTAGGTTACGGAAGCCTTCACGGCTGCCCTTGGGAGTTTCCGTCCCCTTGCGGGGAAAAGGTAGGGATCAACTCCGTAATTCTACTAACCCGCTAATCAATAAAGCATAGTTTCCGTCCCCTTGCGGGGAAAAGGTAGGGATCAACGCTACGGCCGGGTATTCCCGGGCTGATGAGGAAACCTTTGTTTCCGTCCCCTTGCGGGGAAAAGGTAGGGATCAACCCTTGAATAAGCCTAATTCTTCAGGGAGGTTTTCCCCTTGTTTCCGTCCCCTTGCGGGGAAAAGGTAGGGATCAACATGGCTATATTCCGGGTCGCGCGATTTGGACCGATCATCGTTTCCGTCCCCTTGCGGGGAAAAGGTAGGGATCAACTTGAAACCCGTCGGGTTGCGCCGTGACTGTCATTCCCAGCGTTTCCGTCCCCTTGCGGGGAAAAGGTAGGGATCAACAAAGCCAAGCCAAAATCACTAAATATCTCGTAGATTGGGGAGTTTCCGTCCCCTTGCGGGGAAAAGGTAGGGATCAACTCTGGGGCAGGTTGCCAAGCGAGACCTAGGAAGGTACGTTTCCGTCCCCTTGCGGGGAAAAGGTAGGGATCAACGGCGAGAATATCCAGCTCACCCCTGAGCAGTTGGGGTTTCCGTCCCCTTGCGGGGAAAAGGTAGGGATCAACCTGCATTGGCTAAGGCCAAAAATATGCTCAAGCAGTCAGGTTTCCGTCCCCTTGCGGGGAAAAGGTAGGGATCAACGATTTTTCAAGTTTTGTCTACCAAGAAATAACTTATTGTTTCCGTCCCCTTGCGGGGAAAAGGTAGGGATCAACTATTAGTCTCTGAACTCCGCAAAGCCCAACGGGCTGAGCGAGTTTCCGTCCCCTTGCGGGGAAAAGGTAGGGATCAACGGCTGGCTCCACCAGCCTACACAGGATCTAACCACCGCGGATCGTTTCCGTCCCCTTGCGGGGAAAAGGTAGGGATCAACGCTAAACAGCTTTGGGTCATCTCTCGGGCGTATCTAGTTTCCGTCCCCTTGCGGGGAAAAGGTAGGGATCAACTCGGACCAAAGTAAAGCAAGAAAACGAGGAAAACCTGAATGTTTCCGTCCCCTTGCGGGGAAAAGGTAGGGATCAACCATTGAGCGGGAGGAAAGCCAGAGCACAGTCCCTGTGCGTTTCCGTCCCCTTGCGGGGAAAAGGTAGGGATCAACGCTATGAGGCCGTCGGACTCGGTGTCAAAGCCATTGTCACGTTTCCGTCCCCTTGCGGGGAAAAGGTAGGGATCAACCACGTAACCGATGGAAACCGGTTTGTCCGTACCATCTAGGGTTTCCGTCCCCTTGCGGGGAAAAGGTAGGGATCAACCCCAGGCGTCTTGCACGTTGATTTAGCAGATCCTGATTTGGTTTCCG
This genomic stretch from Thermostichus vulcanus str. 'Rupite' harbors:
- the cas10 gene encoding type III-B CRISPR-associated protein Cas10/Cmr2; translation: MSTANSTARIATALSWCLAWGETKAPSQNPASLQQMLTALRSGDQSGIPPESAALVQQIQQLQQNPSKFPETPAELQALYPEVWQQTTRIGLVYGGATKIKGYVFESAKLPEIRGASALLDRINLIDLPAFFGDPEDTYAGWADLDETSRSALKRFVKDPEPKHGIHAWLEQHYPGLASALIPELIIYSTGGNILAFCPAAWVNDLADAIERRYTQETLTANACAVGSTFRLLELRYGLLRDPIEETPWLDWLTRNNSNPLVQAYYGKNASQKEFESRKNFNELVGHLAAQFNHRRNGNPDPNRPSRAHPAFFETHPYIRRDSTDRRSAIAKAELPGEPWLSEATARKALVGRQAKRMETGKQGWFRKFPEWDPGFVESWVSRFARFLDSSEGRFYQDLYYKIHEEKAHPHDTIGEAQSLREIANASSGCQGFVAYIYADGNNMGGYIQKQIKTPEAYQRFSQDVSEATEKAVYHALAQHLQAHQIHSLQQDSETGKERNGRWIHPFEILTVGGDDVFVIVPAHKALDIATTFCEQFEQILLSKSKDYAAQSPGTIKQRYQPYGSDSQSAKLCQLSSSAGVLIASEDTPIYYAQKLTDQLCKSAKTYSKKLKPAHSDSSVATLDFLTLKSVTMIASSIKEFRQQALEISKGNHTLQLYAAPYTVQEVHGLLKTVQALKVSGFPRSQLYQMRSFLEKGKRTATLNYLYFRTRLGSKGKPLVEAFEQTWCKAKTNDGYLPPWMHLGSEGSSSVYETIWQDLVDLYGFVQVEGADQKVGALAAVEGEA
- the cas6 gene encoding CRISPR-associated endoribonuclease Cas6, producing the protein MVSELCFSDLPAEAGQGWPRGGEMVGITLEVQALQSYSLDPHYAKGLHAWFLSQVEQTHPRLSAYLHDGESEKPFTLSRLMGPFREQGGRQVIPPNTPFQWSITGLNPEVVDWLWGWSQRLPAWLELRGSPLQIRGWKVLFPPRTYSQLLEQAPSSGSCSLSFVSPTSFRHRGHHLPLPVPKNLFHSYLRRWNDFSGLPIEVDLFLDWVDREVTIQRYRLESVKTTAGRQGSVTGFIGCIQLAASPRMPELLRQQVQALLQFAPYCGTGHKTTFGLGQTRLGWLAAERVSTPRASQEEQIAERIQELSTLFLSQRQRQGGSRAEKTAWLWATILARRESGESLEVIAKDLEMPYETVKTYAKLARRATKNYQSV